From one Erinaceus europaeus chromosome 4, mEriEur2.1, whole genome shotgun sequence genomic stretch:
- the HBS1L gene encoding HBS1-like protein isoform X2 codes for MARHRNVRGYNYDEDFEDDDLYSQSLEDDYCISPSTAAQFIYSRRDNPSEGYDYEDVKDSSNSLLSHQQSGIDQARLYSCLDHLREILGEAVPDDVLIEAVLKNKFDVQKALSMVLEQDTMQTLKVNSEGAESTEKISKGVLLSSSEISADNVESSCPQSVNHMEYSGKPLDFSSPVAKYGLHHNSSVVPSHYLFHKKKKLDRPKSEKELESCKLTKGLSLVDLMDDVPRNSYKQSTVRLLATDSLEGLLSKNQDADLLRSHASECVSKDDSAFKGIPDLKSLMVKNTTPNNSVLNQNNSLPDLQAIPLQNSLESLNHPLNLTDSLENTALHNLNASKMTDIGNVSSVEKRAKNYILKKDSLQFSQCENPSLAELLQEHKENNPSQCFPLSAICNQSSTSFTDLSLGSFPLSQLANRCHSPTGVSELTGSLSSLAFCKPSPTRDLENLSLSDLIAETIDIDNSQIKKDPFKFSLSEISSPGIDSDIDLSVLIKNPNFVPKPVIDQPLSPILGTKLVNSKLGKNSSSAKDKKSSKDPLTRKSPFSLSWTKALAAKPSAFASTLCLRYPLKSCKRRTLDLYKTFLYSRQVQDVKDKEISPLTAITPFDFKSASPDDIVKANQKKVFTRE; via the exons ATGGCACGACATCGGAATGTTCGAGGCTATAACTATGATGAAG ATTTTGAAGATGATGATCTCTACAGCCAGTCTTTAGAGGATGATTATTGTATTTCTCCATCAACAG CTGCTCAGTTTATTTACTCACGACGTGACAACCCATCAGAAGGATATGATTATGAAGATGTGAAGGATTCCTCCAATTCTCTCTTGAGTCACCAACAGAGTGGAATTGATCAAG CTCGTCTTTATTCGTGTCTTGATCACTTAAGAGAGATACTTGGAGAAGCTGTACCAGATGATGTATTGATTGAAGCAGTTTTGAAGAACAAGTTTGATGTGCAGAAGGCTTTGTCAATGGTTCTGGAACAAGATACCATGCAGACTTTGAAGGTCAATAGTGAGGGGGCAGAATCTACAGAAAAGATATCAAAAG GCGTCTTATTATCTTCCTCTGAAATTTCAGCTGATAATGTTGAGAGCTCTTGTCCTCAATCTGTAAACCATATGGAATACAGTGGCAAACCACTTGATTTTTCTAGCCCAGTAGCAAAATACGGATTACATCATAATTCTTCAGTTGTACCAAGTCACTATTTAttccataaaaaaaagaaacttgacaGACCTAAAAGTGAAAAGGAACTAGAATCATGTAAGTTAACAAAAGGGCTGTCACTAGTTGACCTCATGGATGATGTGCCAAGAAATTCTTATAAACAGTCAACAGTTAGGTTATTAGCTACAGACAGTCTGGAAGGTTTactttcaaagaaccaagatGCTGATTTGTTAAGATCTCATGCATCTGAATGTGTTTCCAAAGATGATTCTGCATTCAAAGGAATACCAGATTTAAAATCTTTAATGGTAAAGAACACAACACCCAACAATTCTGTCCTTAATCAAAATAACTCACTACCTGATTTACAAGCCATTCCACTTCAGAACAGCTTAGAAAGTTTAAACCATCCTTTGAACCTAACTGACTCATTGGAAAATACAGCTCTTCATAACTTAAATGCTAGTAAAATGACTGATATTGGAAATGTTTCTTCAGTTGAAAAGCGTGCCaagaattacattttaaaaaaagacagtttaCAGTTTTCCCAATGTGAAAATCCATCCCTAGCTGAACTGCTTCAGGAACACAAAGAAAATAATCCAAGCCAATGCTTTCCTTTATCCGCTATTTGTAACCAGTCATCTACCAGTTTCACAGATCTAAGTTTGGGGTCCTTTCCTTTGTCACAACTAGCAAATCGGTGTCATTCTCCAACTGGAGTGTCAGAATTAACAGGATCTCTGTCATCTTTGGCATTTTGTAAACCTTCTCCTACACGAGACCTTGAGAATCTGTCACTCTCTGATTTGATTGCAGAAACAATTGACATAGACAATTCACAGATTAAGAAAGATCCCTTTAAATTCAGTTTATCTGAAATCAGTTCACCTGGAATAGATTCAGATATTGACCTGAGTGTCCTTATAAAAAACCCCAATTTTGTTCCAAAACCTGTAATAGATCAACCACTTTCTCCAATATTAGGAACCAAACTTGTAAATTCAAAATTAGGAAAAAATTCCAGTTCCGCTAAGGATAAGAAAAGCAGTAAAGACCCTCTGACAAGGAAatcacctttctctctttcttggacCAAGGCCCTTGCTGCTAAACCTTCAGCTTTTGCTTCAACACTGTGTCTTCGTTACCCATTGAAAAGCTGCAAGCGACGCACTCTTGACCTCTATAAGACTTTTCTGTACAGTAGACAAGTTCAAGATGTCAAGGACAAAGAAATAAGTCCTCTTACAGCAATAACACCCTTTGACTTCAAATCAGCATCTCCTGATGACATTGTAAAAGCTAACCAAAAGAAAGTTTTTACTAGAGAATAG